In Rhodoligotrophos defluvii, a genomic segment contains:
- a CDS encoding RidA family protein: MRVISAETLGFEPPPLAPSIGNYAGFIAHNGVVSIVQGPLWGEDLRYVGRAGEDVDVETVREAARLCCANLLMQLREACGGDLGRVKCCYRLGGFINAAPSFTQHSYVMNAASDLLLKVLGSDMRHSRYVVGCSSIPANLVMEVEGWFGID, translated from the coding sequence ATGCGTGTCATCTCCGCTGAGACCCTTGGCTTCGAGCCACCGCCACTCGCCCCCAGCATCGGCAACTATGCCGGCTTCATCGCCCATAACGGCGTGGTCTCGATCGTGCAGGGGCCGCTGTGGGGCGAGGACCTGCGCTATGTCGGCCGGGCTGGCGAGGACGTCGATGTGGAGACCGTGCGCGAGGCGGCGCGCCTGTGCTGCGCCAATCTCCTCATGCAGCTGCGCGAGGCCTGCGGCGGCGACCTCGGCCGGGTCAAATGCTGCTATAGGCTCGGCGGCTTCATCAATGCCGCGCCGAGCTTCACCCAGCACAGCTATGTCATGAATGCCGCCTCCGACCTGCTGCTCAAGGTGCTCGGCAGCGACATGCGCCACAGCCGCTACGTGGTCGGCTGTTCCAGCATCCCCGCGAACCTGGTCATGGAGGTGGAGGGCTGGTTCGGCATCGACTGA
- a CDS encoding PAS domain-containing hybrid sensor histidine kinase/response regulator has protein sequence MFNSWAILAIAVAYLGALFAVASYYDRMRKQRRGKPRPLVYALSLGVYCTSWTFYGSVGLSAKKGFEFLPIYIGPIIMFALGWPIIRHIVDLAKRQNITSIADFIAARYGKNQALGAAVSAIAVLGIVPYISLQLKAAANSLITLLTIAGTQQTSVLGMPVLGDLALVVAIAMAAFTMLFGTRHIDATEHQDGVIAAIALESVVKLLTFLAVGIFVVFGMMGGIGAMMDAVAQRPEIEQLLTRGFEGGRWITATLLSSMAIILLPRQFHVTVVENTNLADVKRAAWLFPLYLIAINIFVVPIAIAGLLTFGSGANGDMFVLALPVAAGAPVFTLIAFIGGLSAATAMVIVASLALSIMVSNNIAVPLLLRHKAYRAGGTKDMGQFLLMCRRCAIVVIIALGYVFHRLIGNAFALADIGLLSFAAIAQFGPAFFGGLIWRRATARGAMAGVLAGTAMWCYTLLLPALIDAGWFSPDLLMEGPFGIALLRPEFLFNLELEPLTHGVFWSLLVNIASYVAVSLMGMPQPIERVQANVFVATDLPVPTQSFRLWRTAVTVRDLRATVARYLGAERTQRSFAEFATSRGITLDDSAEADIRLLRFAEHLLASAVGASSSRLVLALMLERYSANTRGAMRLLDDASAAIQYNRDLLQSAIDHVRQGIAVFDRDLSLICWNRQFRALMQLPEEVGRVGIPIHEVVTTIVRNAEIGEEEPEKVVARRIDSIVMRRASYQERMKSGAVIETRSNVMPDGGIVVTFADITERVRAAEALLKANESLERRVQERTAELVALNRELVRAKAEAEAANLGKTRFIAAASHDILQPLNAARLYTSSLVERSHGTQDQQLVRNIDASLEAVEEILSALLDISRLDAGALRPEVTEFKLDAVFKALAVELGPMAAEKGLKLTFVPTSLTVRSDRRLLRRALQNLVSNAIKYTRRGKLVVGCRRHLGTASIEVHDSGPGIPEDKIELIFREFQRLDDTAGEVPGLGLGLSIVERIVHVLGHKLAARSSLGKGSVFSIELPATGNAPAGQDAIAAQPAPAAHDREGQLRGLNILCIDNERSILDGMTTLLSGWGCRVVTATTAAEALDRVVDSAPFDVVLADYHLQQDTGLDLIDELRRRYPEPLPAVLITADRSRSLQAKAAEMGVGYLKKPLKPAALRALLTRALIRREAAE, from the coding sequence ATGTTCAACAGCTGGGCCATTCTTGCCATTGCGGTCGCCTATCTCGGCGCGCTCTTTGCCGTGGCAAGCTATTACGACCGCATGCGCAAGCAGCGCCGCGGCAAGCCACGGCCGCTGGTCTATGCCTTGAGCCTCGGCGTCTACTGCACCTCCTGGACCTTTTATGGCAGCGTCGGCCTGTCGGCCAAGAAGGGCTTCGAGTTCCTGCCGATCTATATCGGCCCCATCATCATGTTCGCCCTGGGCTGGCCGATCATCCGTCACATCGTTGACCTCGCCAAGCGCCAGAACATCACCTCCATTGCCGATTTCATCGCTGCCCGCTATGGCAAGAACCAGGCGCTCGGCGCAGCGGTGTCGGCCATCGCCGTGCTGGGCATCGTGCCCTACATCTCGCTGCAGCTGAAGGCGGCCGCCAACTCGCTCATCACTCTGCTCACCATTGCCGGCACCCAGCAGACGAGCGTGCTGGGCATGCCGGTGCTGGGCGACCTCGCGCTGGTGGTGGCCATCGCCATGGCCGCCTTCACCATGCTGTTCGGCACCCGCCATATCGATGCGACCGAGCACCAGGACGGCGTTATCGCCGCCATCGCGCTGGAATCGGTGGTGAAGCTGCTCACCTTCCTCGCCGTCGGAATTTTCGTCGTCTTCGGCATGATGGGGGGCATCGGCGCCATGATGGATGCGGTGGCCCAGCGCCCCGAGATCGAGCAGCTGCTGACTCGTGGCTTCGAAGGCGGCCGCTGGATCACCGCCACGCTCTTGTCCAGCATGGCCATCATCCTGCTGCCGCGGCAGTTCCACGTGACGGTGGTGGAGAACACGAACCTGGCCGACGTCAAGCGCGCCGCCTGGCTGTTCCCGCTCTACCTCATCGCCATCAACATCTTCGTGGTGCCGATCGCGATCGCTGGTCTGCTCACCTTTGGCAGCGGCGCCAACGGGGATATGTTCGTGCTCGCTCTGCCGGTTGCGGCCGGCGCGCCGGTCTTCACGCTGATCGCCTTCATCGGCGGGCTGTCCGCCGCCACCGCCATGGTGATCGTCGCGTCGCTCGCCTTGTCGATCATGGTCAGCAACAACATCGCCGTGCCGCTCCTGCTCCGGCACAAGGCCTACCGGGCCGGTGGCACCAAGGACATGGGCCAGTTCCTGCTCATGTGCCGGCGCTGCGCCATCGTGGTGATCATCGCGCTGGGCTACGTGTTCCACCGCTTGATCGGCAATGCCTTCGCCCTTGCCGATATCGGCCTCCTGTCCTTTGCCGCCATCGCTCAGTTCGGTCCCGCCTTCTTCGGCGGCCTCATCTGGCGCAGGGCCACCGCCCGCGGCGCCATGGCCGGCGTGCTCGCCGGCACGGCCATGTGGTGCTACACGCTGCTCCTGCCGGCGCTGATCGATGCCGGCTGGTTCTCTCCTGATCTCCTTATGGAAGGCCCGTTCGGCATTGCGCTGCTGCGGCCGGAATTCCTGTTCAACCTAGAGCTCGAGCCGCTCACCCACGGCGTGTTCTGGAGCCTCCTGGTCAATATCGCGAGCTATGTGGCGGTCTCGCTCATGGGGATGCCGCAGCCCATCGAAAGAGTGCAGGCCAATGTCTTCGTCGCCACCGACTTGCCGGTCCCCACCCAGAGCTTCAGGCTGTGGCGCACTGCGGTCACCGTGCGCGATCTGCGCGCCACCGTCGCCCGGTATCTCGGCGCCGAGCGCACCCAGCGCTCCTTCGCGGAATTCGCCACAAGCCGCGGCATCACCCTGGACGACAGTGCCGAGGCGGACATCCGCCTTCTGCGCTTCGCCGAACATCTGCTGGCGAGCGCGGTCGGGGCCTCCTCATCGCGCCTTGTGCTGGCCTTGATGCTCGAACGCTACAGCGCCAATACCCGCGGCGCCATGCGCCTGCTGGACGATGCCTCGGCCGCGATCCAGTATAATCGCGACCTGCTGCAGTCTGCCATCGACCATGTGCGCCAGGGCATCGCCGTGTTCGACCGCGACCTGAGCCTGATCTGCTGGAACCGGCAGTTCCGCGCGCTGATGCAACTGCCCGAGGAGGTGGGCCGCGTCGGCATCCCCATCCACGAGGTGGTCACCACCATCGTCCGCAATGCCGAGATCGGCGAGGAGGAGCCCGAAAAGGTGGTGGCGCGCCGCATCGACAGCATCGTCATGCGCCGTGCGTCCTATCAGGAGCGGATGAAGTCCGGCGCGGTGATCGAGACCCGTTCGAACGTCATGCCCGATGGCGGGATCGTGGTGACCTTCGCGGATATCACCGAGCGGGTGCGCGCCGCCGAGGCGTTGCTCAAGGCGAACGAGAGCCTGGAACGGCGGGTGCAGGAGCGCACGGCCGAGCTTGTCGCTCTCAACCGCGAGCTGGTGCGGGCCAAGGCGGAGGCCGAGGCGGCCAATCTCGGCAAGACCCGGTTCATAGCGGCGGCAAGCCACGACATTCTCCAGCCGCTCAACGCTGCACGGCTCTACACGTCGAGCTTGGTCGAACGCTCCCATGGCACGCAGGACCAGCAGCTGGTCCGCAACATCGATGCCTCTCTCGAGGCGGTCGAGGAAATCCTCTCCGCCTTGCTTGACATCTCGCGGCTCGATGCCGGCGCTCTCAGGCCGGAAGTCACCGAGTTCAAGCTGGATGCGGTGTTCAAGGCGCTGGCGGTCGAGCTTGGCCCCATGGCCGCGGAGAAGGGCCTGAAGCTCACCTTCGTCCCGACGAGCCTCACGGTGCGCTCCGATCGCCGCCTGCTGCGCCGTGCGCTGCAGAACCTCGTCTCCAACGCCATCAAATACACCCGCAGGGGCAAGCTGGTGGTCGGCTGCCGCAGGCATTTGGGCACGGCGAGCATTGAGGTGCATGACAGCGGTCCCGGCATCCCCGAGGACAAAATCGAGCTCATCTTCCGCGAGTTTCAGAGGCTCGACGATACGGCCGGGGAGGTGCCCGGCCTCGGCCTCGGTTTGTCGATCGTGGAGCGGATTGTCCATGTGCTCGGCCACAAGCTGGCGGCCCGCTCCAGCCTCGGCAAAGGCTCTGTCTTCTCGATCGAGCTGCCGGCCACCGGCAATGCGCCCGCCGGCCAGGATGCAATCGCGGCCCAGCCGGCGCCGGCGGCCCATGACCGGGAGGGGCAGCTGCGCGGCCTCAACATTCTCTGCATCGACAACGAAAGGTCGATCCTTGATGGCATGACCACGCTGCTGTCCGGTTGGGGCTGCCGCGTGGTCACGGCCACAACGGCGGCGGAGGCGCTGGACAGAGTGGTGGACAGCGCGCCCTTCGACGTCGTGCTCGCGGACTATCACCTGCAGCAGGACACCGGCCTCGACCTCATCGACGAGCTGCGCCGCCGCTATCCCGAGCCGCTCCCCGCGGTGCTGATCACGGCCGACCGGTCGCGCTCGCTCCAGGCCAAGGCCGCGGAAATGGGGGTCGGCTATCTGAAGAAGCCGCTGAAGCCTGCCGCCCTGCGCGCCCTGCTCACCCGCGCCTTGATCAGGCGGGAAGCAGCGGAATAG
- the mscL gene encoding large conductance mechanosensitive channel protein MscL: MLQEFKEFAVKGNVVDMAVGIIIGASFTTIVKSLVDDIFMPIVGALTGGIDFSNIFIQLTGDTPYPTLAAAKQAGVATVNIGSFINACIAFLIVAWILFMVVKAMNRLTRKAEAGAADVPPPRQEVLLEEIRDALVKQSRGA, translated from the coding sequence ATTCTTCAGGAATTCAAGGAATTCGCGGTCAAGGGAAATGTCGTCGACATGGCGGTCGGCATCATCATCGGCGCTTCTTTCACCACGATCGTGAAGTCGCTGGTCGATGACATCTTCATGCCGATCGTGGGTGCGCTGACGGGTGGCATCGACTTCTCCAATATCTTCATCCAGCTCACTGGCGATACCCCTTATCCGACGCTGGCGGCAGCAAAGCAGGCGGGGGTCGCGACGGTGAACATCGGGTCGTTCATCAACGCCTGTATCGCGTTCCTGATCGTCGCCTGGATCCTGTTCATGGTGGTCAAGGCCATGAACCGGCTGACCCGCAAGGCGGAAGCGGGCGCGGCCGACGTGCCGCCGCCGCGGCAGGAGGTGCTACTGGAGGAGATCCGCGACGCGCTGGTCAAGCAGAGCCGGGGGGCGTAG
- the trpS gene encoding tryptophan--tRNA ligase: MTKPAPRVFSGVQPTGNLHLGNYLGAISRFVTLQDSYECLYCVVDMHAITVWQEPRELRQSTREVAAAFIAAGIDPKRHIVFNQSQVAAHAELAWIFNCVARLGWLNRMTQFKEKAGKDRENASVGLYAYPNLMAADILAYRATHVPVGEDQKQHLELTRDIAQKFNNDFAEEIAALGYPDGFFPLTEPLISGPATRVMSLRDGTKKMSKSDPSDLSRINLTDDADTIARKIRKAKTDPEPLPTEAKGLETRPEAANLVGIYAALAGADVPAVLNQYGGAQFSIFKQALIDLAVEKLSPITGEMKRLVADPGHIDGILADGADRARALAAPIMADVRKIVGFVGGG; this comes from the coding sequence ATGACCAAGCCTGCTCCCCGTGTCTTCTCGGGCGTCCAGCCCACGGGCAATCTGCATCTCGGCAACTATCTCGGCGCCATCTCGCGCTTCGTCACGCTGCAGGACAGCTACGAGTGCCTCTACTGCGTGGTCGACATGCACGCGATTACCGTCTGGCAGGAGCCGCGCGAGCTCAGGCAGAGCACACGGGAAGTGGCTGCGGCCTTCATCGCGGCCGGCATAGATCCCAAGCGGCACATCGTATTCAACCAGAGCCAGGTGGCGGCGCACGCGGAGCTTGCCTGGATCTTCAATTGCGTGGCGCGGCTCGGCTGGCTCAACCGCATGACCCAGTTCAAGGAGAAGGCGGGCAAGGACCGCGAGAACGCGTCGGTGGGTCTCTATGCCTACCCCAACCTGATGGCGGCGGACATCCTCGCCTACCGTGCGACCCACGTGCCGGTGGGCGAGGACCAGAAGCAGCATCTGGAGCTCACCCGCGACATCGCCCAGAAGTTCAACAACGACTTCGCCGAGGAGATTGCCGCGCTCGGCTATCCCGACGGCTTCTTTCCGCTGACCGAGCCGCTGATCTCAGGGCCCGCCACCCGGGTGATGAGCCTGCGCGACGGCACGAAGAAGATGTCCAAGTCCGACCCGTCGGACTTGTCGCGCATCAATCTCACCGATGATGCCGACACCATCGCCAGGAAGATCCGCAAGGCCAAGACCGACCCCGAGCCACTGCCCACCGAGGCCAAGGGCCTGGAAACCCGCCCGGAAGCGGCCAATCTCGTCGGCATCTACGCCGCCCTGGCAGGAGCCGACGTGCCGGCGGTGCTGAACCAGTATGGCGGGGCGCAGTTCTCGATCTTCAAACAGGCGCTCATCGACCTTGCTGTCGAGAAGCTCTCGCCCATCACCGGCGAGATGAAGCGGCTGGTGGCCGACCCCGGCCATATCGATGGCATCCTGGCCGATGGCGCCGATCGTGCCCGCGCCCTGGCCGCGCCGATCATGGCCGACGTGCGCAAGATCGTCGGCTTTGTCGGCGGCGGGTGA
- the murJ gene encoding murein biosynthesis integral membrane protein MurJ codes for MSLLRSAMTVSGYTMASRVLGYVRDALSAGMLGTGLVAGAFVVAVRLPNMFRSLFAEGAFNAAFVPLFAKRLEGEGEAGARRFGEEVMSVLLTALTAFVILAEIAMPLVMLVIAPGFAENDEQFDLAVTLSRIGFPYLMFMSLVAFFSGVLNSLGKFSFPAAAPIILNVMQIITLAGAAFLGWGAEPRTAELLMFAIMISGLMQLVMLLVVCERAGMKLRPRLPRLTPGVRRLVRLGVPGTISAGITQINLVIGTMIASLIPHGPAWLYYADRIYQLPLGLIGVAMGIVLLPDLSRRLRAGDHTGMRYTQNRAVELSMLLTLPATVALVAMPVPIVHMLFEYGNFTPHDTIEVSEALALFGLGLPAYVLIKVFTPTFFANEDTKTPMLCAGASVAVNVVGSLAMFSFIGHLGIALATSLAAWTNTLLLLVILLRRGQYQADPRLKARLWRIMLASLVMGAGILAVLIWPLASVFAAGRPFLLQLACFVALVLGGALLFFAAGQATGAFRLSELKAMLRRKPATAPTAPSDQTI; via the coding sequence ATGAGTTTGCTGCGCTCGGCCATGACCGTCAGCGGCTACACGATGGCGAGCCGCGTTCTCGGCTACGTCCGCGACGCGCTGTCGGCCGGCATGCTCGGCACCGGGCTGGTGGCCGGTGCCTTCGTCGTGGCCGTCCGCCTGCCCAACATGTTCCGCAGCCTCTTTGCCGAGGGCGCCTTCAATGCCGCCTTCGTGCCGCTCTTCGCCAAGCGGCTGGAGGGGGAGGGGGAAGCGGGCGCCCGCCGCTTCGGCGAGGAGGTGATGAGCGTGCTGCTTACTGCGCTCACCGCCTTCGTCATCCTCGCTGAGATCGCCATGCCCCTGGTCATGCTGGTGATCGCGCCGGGCTTTGCAGAAAACGACGAGCAGTTCGACCTGGCGGTCACCCTCTCCCGTATCGGCTTTCCCTATCTCATGTTCATGTCGCTGGTGGCGTTCTTCTCCGGCGTGCTGAACAGCTTGGGCAAGTTCTCTTTCCCCGCCGCCGCGCCCATCATCCTCAATGTCATGCAGATCATCACCCTCGCCGGCGCAGCTTTCCTCGGCTGGGGGGCCGAGCCGCGCACCGCCGAGCTGCTGATGTTCGCCATCATGATCTCCGGCCTCATGCAGCTCGTCATGCTGCTGGTCGTGTGCGAGCGCGCCGGCATGAAGCTCAGGCCACGGCTGCCGCGGCTCACCCCTGGGGTGCGCCGGCTGGTGCGCTTGGGCGTGCCGGGCACCATCTCCGCCGGCATCACCCAGATCAACCTGGTGATCGGCACCATGATCGCGTCCCTGATCCCTCATGGGCCTGCCTGGCTCTACTATGCCGATCGCATCTATCAGCTGCCGCTGGGGCTGATCGGGGTGGCCATGGGCATCGTGCTGCTGCCGGATCTGTCTCGCCGGCTGCGCGCCGGCGACCACACGGGCATGCGCTATACCCAGAACCGGGCTGTGGAGTTGTCCATGCTGCTCACCCTGCCGGCGACTGTCGCGCTGGTCGCGATGCCCGTGCCCATCGTGCACATGCTGTTCGAATACGGCAACTTCACGCCCCACGACACGATCGAGGTCTCCGAGGCCCTGGCTCTGTTCGGCCTCGGGCTGCCCGCCTACGTGCTGATCAAGGTGTTCACGCCCACCTTCTTCGCGAACGAGGACACCAAGACGCCCATGCTCTGCGCCGGCGCCTCCGTTGCGGTGAACGTTGTCGGCAGCCTGGCCATGTTCTCCTTCATCGGCCACTTGGGCATCGCGCTCGCCACTTCGCTCGCCGCCTGGACCAACACCCTGCTCTTGCTGGTCATCCTGCTGCGCCGCGGCCAGTATCAGGCCGATCCGCGCCTCAAGGCGCGCCTCTGGCGCATCATGCTGGCCAGCCTCGTCATGGGGGCCGGCATTCTCGCCGTCCTGATCTGGCCCCTGGCGTCGGTCTTTGCAGCAGGCCGGCCCTTCCTGCTGCAACTCGCCTGCTTCGTGGCACTGGTCCTGGGCGGCGCGCTGCTGTTCTTCGCCGCGGGCCAGGCGACGGGCGCCTTCCGCCTGTCCGAGCTCAAGGCAATGCTCCGGCGCAAGCCCGCCACGGCACCGACCGCGCCCAGCGATCAGACCATCTAA
- a CDS encoding [protein-PII] uridylyltransferase — protein MNKPPRPALPEPTETLLPVANPAALIDGVALRQSLTELFRRHEGDDAAMRQALLATLKQALRAGRAEAERRLIEDGHGTACAINLAYVQDEVIRALYDFTAVHIYRARNPSAAERIAVVAVGGYGRGTLGPKSDIDLLFVLPYKQTAWCESMIEYMLYVLWDLGLKVGHATRSIDECIRLSRSDSTILTSILEARYIWGDGDLFALLERRFRKEVVAGNAASFIAAKLAERDERHTHAGSSRYLVEPDVKNGKGGLRDLHSLFWIAKFLYGTGSPEALVAAGMFTRAEARRFRVCEDFLWAVRCHLHFMTGRPGDRLTFDLQAELAERLGYRSHGRQKRVERFMKHYFLVAKDVGDLTRIFCAVLEAQQIKKIPTMSAMLQKLGVAKPEVLDDPDFKLDVGRVNVVDDHVFQRRPINLLRLFQLAEAHDLLIHPNALKLVRRSLRLIDDRLRHDPQANALFLEMLCSPLHPEAVLRSLNEAGVLGRFIPEFGRIVAQMQFNMYHHYTVDEHLIRAVGVLSELEHGALGGEHPVAHGLINTISNRRVLYVAVFLHDIAKGRRESHSVAGERIAMELCPRLGLTAAETETVAWLVRNHLVMSDFAQMRDLNDFKTILDFAAIVQSPERLKLLLILTVADIRAVGPGVWTGWKGQLLRTLYFETEPLLTGGHTSISRQERLAEAHNAFREATPEWDDAAREAYVARHYDPYWLNVDLAHHLQHARMIRAAEAAGEAIATHVETDAFTAITELTVFAPDHPRLLALLTGACAVAGASITSAQIFTTADGMALDTLLIPREFEQEEDERRRAERVCEMIRRALTGKVRLAEMIARNTKPGSRLSAFTVEPQVIIDNDSSNRFTVIEVNGRDRLGFLYDLTEALFRLNLNISSAQIATFGERAVDVFYVTDLTGAKITNATRHRQIKEHLLAVIAGEVAQGAA, from the coding sequence ATGAACAAGCCGCCACGCCCGGCGCTGCCGGAGCCAACAGAAACGCTGCTTCCGGTCGCCAACCCCGCGGCGCTCATCGACGGCGTCGCCCTGCGCCAGTCGCTCACGGAGCTGTTCCGGCGGCACGAGGGCGATGACGCGGCCATGCGCCAAGCCCTCCTCGCAACCCTGAAGCAGGCCTTGCGGGCGGGTCGGGCGGAAGCGGAGCGCCGGCTGATCGAGGATGGGCATGGCACCGCCTGCGCCATTAATCTGGCCTATGTCCAGGACGAGGTGATCCGCGCGCTCTACGACTTTACGGCCGTGCACATCTACCGGGCGCGCAACCCCTCCGCCGCCGAGCGCATCGCGGTGGTGGCGGTCGGCGGCTACGGCCGCGGCACCCTCGGCCCCAAGTCCGACATCGATCTCCTGTTCGTGCTGCCCTACAAGCAGACCGCCTGGTGCGAGAGCATGATTGAGTACATGCTCTACGTGCTGTGGGACTTGGGCCTCAAGGTGGGCCATGCCACCCGCAGCATTGATGAGTGCATCCGGCTCTCCCGCAGCGACAGCACCATCCTCACCTCCATTCTCGAAGCGCGCTATATCTGGGGCGATGGGGACTTGTTCGCCTTGCTGGAGAGGCGCTTCCGCAAGGAGGTGGTCGCGGGCAATGCCGCCTCTTTCATCGCCGCCAAGCTCGCTGAGCGCGACGAGCGCCACACCCACGCCGGCTCGTCGCGCTATCTGGTGGAGCCTGATGTCAAGAACGGCAAGGGGGGCTTGCGTGACCTGCACAGCCTGTTCTGGATCGCCAAGTTCCTCTACGGCACCGGCTCGCCCGAGGCCTTGGTAGCGGCGGGCATGTTCACCCGCGCCGAGGCGCGGCGCTTCCGCGTCTGCGAGGATTTCCTGTGGGCCGTTCGCTGCCACCTCCATTTCATGACGGGACGGCCGGGCGATCGGCTCACCTTCGATCTGCAGGCCGAGCTGGCCGAGCGGCTGGGCTATCGCTCCCACGGCCGCCAGAAGCGTGTTGAGCGCTTCATGAAGCATTATTTCCTGGTCGCCAAGGATGTGGGCGACCTCACCCGCATCTTCTGCGCCGTGCTGGAAGCCCAGCAGATCAAGAAGATCCCCACTATGAGCGCCATGCTGCAGAAGCTGGGCGTGGCCAAGCCGGAGGTGCTGGACGACCCTGATTTCAAGCTCGATGTGGGGCGGGTGAACGTGGTCGACGATCACGTTTTCCAGCGGCGGCCGATCAATCTCCTGCGGCTGTTCCAGTTGGCGGAAGCCCATGATCTGCTCATCCATCCCAACGCGCTCAAGCTGGTGCGGCGCTCCTTGCGCCTGATCGATGACCGGCTGCGTCACGATCCGCAAGCCAACGCGCTGTTCCTGGAGATGCTGTGTTCGCCGCTGCATCCGGAGGCGGTGCTGCGATCCCTCAACGAGGCCGGCGTGCTGGGCCGCTTCATCCCGGAATTCGGGCGCATCGTCGCGCAGATGCAGTTCAACATGTATCACCACTACACTGTGGACGAGCATCTCATCCGGGCGGTCGGCGTGCTCTCCGAGCTGGAGCACGGCGCCCTTGGCGGCGAGCATCCGGTCGCGCACGGTCTCATCAACACGATCAGCAACCGCCGGGTGCTCTATGTCGCGGTGTTCCTGCACGACATCGCCAAAGGACGGCGGGAATCCCATTCCGTCGCTGGCGAGCGCATCGCCATGGAGCTGTGCCCGCGCCTGGGGCTCACGGCAGCCGAGACCGAGACGGTCGCCTGGCTGGTGCGCAACCATCTGGTCATGAGCGATTTCGCCCAGATGCGCGACTTGAACGACTTCAAGACCATTCTCGACTTCGCCGCGATCGTACAGAGCCCGGAGCGGCTTAAGCTGCTGTTGATCCTGACCGTCGCCGATATCCGCGCCGTCGGCCCCGGCGTATGGACCGGCTGGAAAGGGCAGCTCTTGCGTACCCTGTATTTCGAGACCGAGCCCTTGCTGACCGGCGGCCACACGTCCATCAGCCGCCAGGAGCGGCTGGCGGAGGCCCATAACGCCTTCCGCGAGGCCACGCCCGAATGGGACGATGCTGCGCGCGAGGCCTATGTCGCCCGGCACTATGACCCCTACTGGCTCAATGTCGATCTCGCCCACCACCTCCAGCATGCCCGCATGATCAGGGCCGCCGAAGCGGCCGGTGAGGCGATCGCCACCCATGTGGAGACCGACGCCTTCACCGCCATCACCGAGCTCACCGTGTTCGCGCCGGACCATCCCCGGCTGCTGGCGCTGCTCACCGGAGCTTGCGCCGTCGCTGGGGCCAGCATCACCAGCGCGCAGATCTTCACCACGGCCGACGGCATGGCGCTCGACACCCTGCTCATCCCGCGGGAGTTCGAGCAGGAGGAGGACGAGCGGCGCCGGGCCGAGCGGGTGTGCGAGATGATCCGGCGGGCGCTCACCGGAAAGGTCAGGCTGGCCGAGATGATCGCCCGCAACACCAAGCCGGGCAGCCGGCTGAGCGCCTTCACGGTCGAGCCCCAGGTTATCATCGACAACGATTCCTCCAACCGCTTCACCGTCATCGAGGTCAATGGCCGCGACCGGCTGGGCTTCCTCTACGACCTGACCGAGGCGCTGTTCCGGCTCAATCTCAACATCAGCTCGGCGCAGATCGCCACCTTCGGCGAGCGGGCGGTGGACGTGTTCTATGTCACCGACCTCACGGGGGCGAAGATCACCAATGCCACCCGTCATCGGCAGATCAAGGAGCACCTGCTCGCCGTGATTGCCGGGGAAGTGGCGCAAGGGGCGGCGTGA